In one window of Camelina sativa cultivar DH55 chromosome 15, Cs, whole genome shotgun sequence DNA:
- the LOC104747319 gene encoding F-box protein At2g14710-like — protein sequence MAHLEKLPWELIEEILSRVPPKSLVRFRTVSKQWNALLEDKTFMNNHKMTFRFILATESKIYSVSIDPVIVVRELTLGTPGLETLELKNLVDCNELLLCGKKNGAVVWNPWLGQSRWIEPSLKRSGMEFDGIGYENKNYKMAVFCPGNEDQTDNFCTSYDFASDVWIDLQSKSDEDSIYPESVVSLNGTLYWVCSLDETDPLSYDISTFDFSTGLYSRFCDLPCGRNHGEDALVLKVFRGDRFSLLKQCMVTKKIEIWVTENKINFENGDDVVWMNFMTFSSPNLPELVETIRYSQPSYSIDGKRLVVCSCDSTGQAWIYVFGEDKLISKTRILDYVVDPWPLHCTFVPSLVPVPARGEREKLAELQM from the coding sequence ATGGCGCATCTGGAGAAGCTTCCATGGGAGTTGATTGAAGAGATACTCTCTCGTGTCCCACCTAAATCACTTGTTCGCTTCAGAACCGTATCGAAACAATGGAACGCTCTTTTAGAGGACAAGACGTTCATGAACAACCACAAGATGACGTTTAGGTTCATCCTAGCAACTGAATCCAAGATTTATTCGGTAAGCATTGATCCCGTGATAGTGGTACGTGAGTTAACCTTAGGTACTCCCGGTTTAGAAACGTTGGAACTTAAAAACTTAGTTGATTGCAATGAGCTGTTGCTATGTGGCAAGAAGAACGGAGCCGTTGTTTGGAACCCATGGTTGGGGCAGAGTAGATGGATCGAGCCGAGTTTAAAACGTTCAGGTATGGAATTCGACGGCATAGGATACGAAAATAAGAATTACAAGATGGCTGTTTTTTGCCCTGGGAACGAAGATCAGACTGATAACTTTTGCACAAGCTATGACTTTGCCTCGGATGTGTGGATAGACCTCCAGTCAAAATCTGATGAGGATAGCATATACCCTGAAAGTGTTGTATCCTTGAATGGAACTTTGTATTGGGTTTGCTCTCTGGACGAGACAGATCCCTTGTCTTACGACATTAGTACATTCGATTTTTCGACTGGATTATACTCTAGATTTTGTGATCTACCATGTGGGAGAAACCATGGTGAGGATGCTCTTGTCCTTAAAGTCTTTAGGGGAGATCGGTTTTCGTTGCTAAAGCAATGCATGGTAACAAAGAAGATTGAGATTTGGGTGACTGAGAACAAGATTAACTTTGAGAATGGTGATGATGTGGTTTGGATGAATTTCATGACTTTTTCAAGTCCTAACTTGCCGGAGTTAGTCGAGACCATACGCTACTCTCAGCCAAGTTATTCCATCGATGGTAAGAGGCTCGTGGTGTGCTCTTGTGACAGCACTGGTCAAGCTTGGATCTATGTTTTTGGGGAAGATAAGTTGATCAGTAAAACTCGTATATTAGATTATGTGGTTGATCCTTGGCCTTTGCACTGTACCTTTGTTCCCAGTTTGGTTCCGGTTCCTGCTCGAGGCGAAAGAGAAAAACTGGCAGAATTACAAATGTAG
- the LOC104747318 gene encoding pathogenesis-related protein 1-like — MNFISSSRILIILAALIGVLLVPSKAQDSPQDYVNAHNQARSQVGVGPIQWDEEVAGYARSYADQLKGDCNLAHSGGRYGENLAMSTGDFSGVDAVNLWVNEKADYNYDSNTCNGVCGHYTQVVWRNSVRLGCAKVTCNNGGTVVSCNYDPRGNFNHEKPY, encoded by the coding sequence atgaatttcatTAGCTCTTCTCGCATTCTAATAATCTTGGCAGCTCTTATAGGTGTTCTACTTGTTCCCTCGAAGGCTCAAGACAGCCCACAAGACTATGTAAATGCTCACAACCAGGCACGATCACAAGTAGGCGTAGGCCCCATACAGTGGGACGAGGAGGTTGCAGGCTACGCTCGGAGCTACGCAGACCAACTAAAAGGCGACTGCAATCTCGCACACTCCGGTGGGCGTTACGGGGAGAACTTGGCCATGAGTACCGGCGACTTTTCTGGCGTGGACGCCGTGAACTTGTGGGTTAACGAGAAGGCTGACTACAACTACGATTCGAACACGTGCAACGGAGTTTGTGGTCACTACACTCAGGTTGTTTGGAGAAATTCAGTGAGACTCGGATGTGCTAAAGTGACGTGTAATAATGGTGGAACCGTCGTCAGTTGCAACTATGATCCTCGAGGGAACTTTAACCACGAGAAGCCTTACTAA
- the LOC104748673 gene encoding F-box protein At2g14710-like, giving the protein MAHLEKLPWELIEEILSRVPPKSLVRFRTVSKQWNALLEDKTFMNNHKMTFRFILATESKIYSVSIDPVIVVRELTLGTPGLETLELKNLVDCNELLLCGKKNGAVVWNPWLGQSRWIEPSLKRSGMEFDGIGYENKNYKMAVFCPGNEDQTDNFCTSYDFASDVWIDLQSKSDEDSIYPESVVSLNGTLYWVCSLDETDPLSYDISTFDFSTGLYSRFCDLPCGRNHGEDALVLKVFRGDRFSLLKQCMVTKKIEIWVTENKINFENGDDVVWMNFMTFSSPNLPELVETIRYSQPSYSIDGKRLVVCSCDSTGQAWIYVFGEDKLISKTRXVHRT; this is encoded by the coding sequence ATGGCGCATCTGGAGAAGCTTCCATGGGAGTTGATTGAAGAGATACTCTCTCGTGTCCCACCTAAATCACTTGTTCGCTTCAGAACCGTATCGAAACAATGGAACGCTCTTTTAGAGGACAAGACGTTCATGAACAACCACAAGATGACGTTTAGGTTCATCCTAGCAACTGAATCCAAGATTTATTCGGTAAGCATTGATCCCGTGATAGTGGTACGTGAGTTAACCTTAGGTACTCCCGGTTTAGAAACGTTGGAACTTAAAAACTTAGTTGATTGCAATGAGCTGTTGCTATGTGGCAAGAAGAACGGAGCCGTTGTTTGGAACCCATGGTTGGGGCAGAGTAGATGGATCGAGCCGAGTTTAAAACGTTCAGGTATGGAATTCGACGGCATAGGATACGAAAATAAGAATTACAAGATGGCTGTTTTTTGCCCTGGGAACGAAGATCAGACTGATAACTTTTGCACAAGCTATGACTTTGCCTCGGATGTGTGGATAGACCTCCAGTCAAAATCTGATGAGGATAGCATATACCCTGAAAGTGTTGTATCCTTGAATGGAACTTTGTATTGGGTTTGCTCTCTGGACGAGACAGATCCCTTGTCTTACGACATTAGTACATTCGATTTTTCGACTGGATTATACTCTAGATTTTGTGATCTACCATGTGGGAGAAACCATGGTGAGGATGCTCTTGTCCTTAAAGTCTTTAGGGGAGATCGGTTTTCGTTGCTAAAGCAATGCATGGTAACAAAGAAGATTGAGATTTGGGTGACTGAGAACAAGATTAACTTTGAGAATGGTGATGATGTGGTTTGGATGAATTTCATGACTTTTTCAAGTCCTAACTTGCCGGAGTTAGTCGAGACCATACGCTACTCTCAGCCAAGTTATTCCATCGATGGTAAGAGGCTCGTGGTGTGCTCTTGTGACAGCACTGGTCAAGCTTGGATCTATGTTTTTGGGGAAGATAAGTTGATCAGTAAAACTCGTANAGTGCATCGAACTTGA